The Primulina eburnea isolate SZY01 chromosome 8, ASM2296580v1, whole genome shotgun sequence genome contains a region encoding:
- the LOC140839801 gene encoding uncharacterized protein, whose translation MAANTGNKGVTFGSFGLTSETEVTSRNTSPTSIHDMTSSSIQITVHRFNGQNFLEWSQYVKLAVDGRGKLGYLTGETTIPAETEPTFKTWRSENSLVMAWLLNSMELSIAKPHMFMKTAKEVWDSIRETYSDSENSSQIFELKTKLWNLKQHDRDVTIYYNEMVALWQELDQHYDDVWESKEDFARQKKREENDRVYVFLAGMNHDLDEVKGRILGRRPLPSIREVFSEIRQEESRKKVMNNQVIHETNGGSPNDTSALVSRGTDPGYNLEKKKKPWCDHCKKAWHTRETCWKLHGKPADWKKRPERALQATSESTQGTSTNSEQLPFTKDQIDQLLRLLQPPNPTLSNCILAQNGCGLGEDDWQC comes from the exons ATGGCCGCGAATACTGGCAATAAAGGGGTAACCTTTGGCTCATTCGGATTAACATCTGAGACCGAAGTAACCTCAAGAAATACTTCTCCTACCTCTATACACGACATGACATCCAGTTCAATTCAAATTACTGTCCATCGGTTCAATGGTCAGAATTTTCTGGAGTGGTCTCAATACGTGAAATTGGCAGTTGATGGCCGAGGGAAACTAGGGTATCTGACCGGAGAAACAACCATACCAGCAGAAACAGAGCCCACCTTCAAGACATGGAGATCGGAGAACTCTCTGGTCATGGCGTGGCTTCTCAATTCAATGGAACTCTCCATTGCCAAACCTCACATGTTTATGAAGACTGCGAAAGAGGTGTGGGACTCAATCAGAGAGACCTATTCTGACTCTGAGAATTCTTCCCAGATTTTTGAGTTAAAGACTAAACTCTGGAACCTGAAACAACATGATAGGGATGTTACAATCTACTACAACGAGATGGTGGCCCTGTGGCAGGAACTAGACCAACACTATGATGATGTGTGGGAAAGCAAGGAGGACTTTGCAAGGCAGAAGAAGAGGGAAGAAAATGACCGTGTCTATGTATTCCTGGCTGGAATGAATCACGACTTGGATGAAGTCAAGGGGAGAATACTTGGTCGAAGACCTCTTCCCtcaatcagagaagtcttctCTGAGATTCGCCAAGAAGAAAGCAGAAAAAAGGTTATGAATAACCAGGTGATACATGAGACTAATGGAGGGTCCCCAAATGATACATCTGCCCTTGTATCCCGCGGTACTGATCCAGGATACAACCTCGAGAAGAAGAAAAAACCATGGTGTGACCATTGCAAAAAGGCGTGGCATACCCGTGAGACATGTTGGAAACTTCATGGCAAGCCAGCTGACTGGAAGAAGCGTCCCGAGAGAGCCCTACAAGCCACTTCTGAATCAACACAAGGGACATCAACCAACTCTGAACAGCTTCCGTTCACTAAGGACCAAATAGATCAGCTTCTCAGGTTACTTCAACCACCGAATCCAACACTTTCCAACTGTATCCTTGCTCAAAATG GATGTGGCCTCGGGGAAGATGATTGGCAATGCTAG